The following proteins come from a genomic window of Aphelocoma coerulescens isolate FSJ_1873_10779 chromosome 18, UR_Acoe_1.0, whole genome shotgun sequence:
- the RBFOX3 gene encoding RNA binding protein fox-1 homolog 3 isoform X7 — protein MAQPYPPAQYPPPPQNGIPAEYAPPHPHPTQDYSGQSTVPEHAMTLYTPAQSHTEQPGTDASTQSIAGTQTQTDEAAQTDSQQLHSSDNTEKQQPKRLHVSNIPFRFRDPDLRQMFGQFGKILDVEIIFNERGSKGFGFVTFETSTDADRAREKLNGTIVEGRKIEVNNATARVMTNKKVANPYTNGWKLNPVVGAVYGPEFYAVTGFPYPTTGTAVAYRGAHLRGRGRAVYNTFRAAPPPPPIPTYGAVVYQDGFYGAEILQGGYAAYRYAQPAAAAAAYSDSYGRVYAAADPYHHTIGPAATYSIGTMVRAAPRPSSASRGAADSPGRGLAQLQASLYRGGYSRFTPY, from the exons ATGGCTCAACCCTACCCCCCGGCCCAGtaccccccgcccccccagaACGGGATCCCCGCAGAGTACGCACCACCACACCCCCACCCCACGCAGGACTACTCGGGGCAGAGCACAGTACCGGAGCACGCCATGACCCTCTACACACCAGCACAGAGCCACACCGAGCAGCCAGGCACCGACGCCAGCACACAGTCCATAGCAGGGACACAGACG CAGACAGATGAGGCGGCACAGACAGACAGCCAGCAGCTACACTCCTCAGACaacacagagaagcagcagcccaAGAGGTTACATGTCTCCAACATTCCCTTTCGATTCCGGGACCCTGACCTGCGGCAAATGTTTGGG CAATTCGGGAAAATTCTGGATGTGGAGATCATTTTCAATGAACGGGGCTCCAAG GGTTTTGGGTTTGTAACTTTTGAAACTAGCACAGATGCCGACCGGGCACGGGAGAAGCTGAATGGCACCATCGTAGAGGGCCGGAAGATTGAG GTGAACAACGCCACGGCCCGTGTCATGACCAACAAGAAGGTGGCCAACCCCTACACCAACG GCTGGAAGCTGAACCCAGTGGTGGGAGCAGTCTACGGCCCCGAATTCTACGCAG TAACGGGGTTCCCATACCCCACCACGGGAACGGCCGTGGCCTACCGAGGGGCACACCTACGGGGACGAGGACGCGCCGTCTACAACACCTTccgggccgcgccgccgccaccgcccatCCCCACCTACGGCGC GGTCGTCTACCAGGATGGGTTCTATGGAGCTGAGAT CCTGCAGGGGGGCTACGCTGCCTACAGGTACGCCCAGCCCGCAGCAGCAGCGGCCGCGTACAGCGACAG TTATGGCAGAGTGTACGCAGCAGCAGACCCCTACCACCACACCATCGGCCCCGCTGCCACGTACAGCATTGGCACCATGGTAAGAGCAGCCCCTCGGCCTTCCTCTGCTTCCCGGGGGGCTGCAGACAGCCCAGGGAGGGGTCTGGCACA GTTGCAGGCTAGTCTATACCGAGGAGGGTACAGCCGCTTCACTCCCTACTAG
- the RBFOX3 gene encoding RNA binding protein fox-1 homolog 3 isoform X3, which yields MAQPYPPAQYPPPPQNGIPAEYAPPHPHPTQDYSGQSTVPEHAMTLYTPAQSHTEQPGTDASTQSIAGTQTVPTDEAAQTDSQQLHSSDNTEKQQPKRLHVSNIPFRFRDPDLRQMFGQFGKILDVEIIFNERGSKGFGFVTFETSTDADRAREKLNGTIVEGRKIEVNNATARVMTNKKVANPYTNGWKLNPVVGAVYGPEFYAVTGFPYPTTGTAVAYRGAHLRGRGRAVYNTFRAAPPPPPIPTYGAVVYQDGFYGAEIYGGYAAYRYAQPAAAAAAYSDSYGRVYAAADPYHHTIGPAATYSIGTMASLYRGGYSRFTPY from the exons ATGGCTCAACCCTACCCCCCGGCCCAGtaccccccgcccccccagaACGGGATCCCCGCAGAGTACGCACCACCACACCCCCACCCCACGCAGGACTACTCGGGGCAGAGCACAGTACCGGAGCACGCCATGACCCTCTACACACCAGCACAGAGCCACACCGAGCAGCCAGGCACCGACGCCAGCACACAGTCCATAGCAGGGACACAGACGGTACCG ACAGATGAGGCGGCACAGACAGACAGCCAGCAGCTACACTCCTCAGACaacacagagaagcagcagcccaAGAGGTTACATGTCTCCAACATTCCCTTTCGATTCCGGGACCCTGACCTGCGGCAAATGTTTGGG CAATTCGGGAAAATTCTGGATGTGGAGATCATTTTCAATGAACGGGGCTCCAAG GGTTTTGGGTTTGTAACTTTTGAAACTAGCACAGATGCCGACCGGGCACGGGAGAAGCTGAATGGCACCATCGTAGAGGGCCGGAAGATTGAG GTGAACAACGCCACGGCCCGTGTCATGACCAACAAGAAGGTGGCCAACCCCTACACCAACG GCTGGAAGCTGAACCCAGTGGTGGGAGCAGTCTACGGCCCCGAATTCTACGCAG TAACGGGGTTCCCATACCCCACCACGGGAACGGCCGTGGCCTACCGAGGGGCACACCTACGGGGACGAGGACGCGCCGTCTACAACACCTTccgggccgcgccgccgccaccgcccatCCCCACCTACGGCGC GGTCGTCTACCAGGATGGGTTCTATGGAGCTGAGATCTAC GGGGGCTACGCTGCCTACAGGTACGCCCAGCCCGCAGCAGCAGCGGCCGCGTACAGCGACAG TTATGGCAGAGTGTACGCAGCAGCAGACCCCTACCACCACACCATCGGCCCCGCTGCCACGTACAGCATTGGCACCATG GCTAGTCTATACCGAGGAGGGTACAGCCGCTTCACTCCCTACTAG
- the RBFOX3 gene encoding RNA binding protein fox-1 homolog 3 isoform X8, protein MAQPYPPAQYPPPPQNGIPAEYAPPHPHPTQDYSGQSTVPEHAMTLYTPAQSHTEQPGTDASTQSIAGTQTQTDEAAQTDSQQLHSSDNTEKQQPKRLHVSNIPFRFRDPDLRQMFGQFGKILDVEIIFNERGSKVNNATARVMTNKKVANPYTNGWKLNPVVGAVYGPEFYAVTGFPYPTTGTAVAYRGAHLRGRGRAVYNTFRAAPPPPPIPTYGAVVYQDGFYGAEIYGGYAAYRYAQPAAAAAAYSDSYGRVYAAADPYHHTIGPAATYSIGTMVRAAPRPSSASRGAADSPGRGLAQLQASLYRGGYSRFTPY, encoded by the exons ATGGCTCAACCCTACCCCCCGGCCCAGtaccccccgcccccccagaACGGGATCCCCGCAGAGTACGCACCACCACACCCCCACCCCACGCAGGACTACTCGGGGCAGAGCACAGTACCGGAGCACGCCATGACCCTCTACACACCAGCACAGAGCCACACCGAGCAGCCAGGCACCGACGCCAGCACACAGTCCATAGCAGGGACACAGACG CAGACAGATGAGGCGGCACAGACAGACAGCCAGCAGCTACACTCCTCAGACaacacagagaagcagcagcccaAGAGGTTACATGTCTCCAACATTCCCTTTCGATTCCGGGACCCTGACCTGCGGCAAATGTTTGGG CAATTCGGGAAAATTCTGGATGTGGAGATCATTTTCAATGAACGGGGCTCCAAG GTGAACAACGCCACGGCCCGTGTCATGACCAACAAGAAGGTGGCCAACCCCTACACCAACG GCTGGAAGCTGAACCCAGTGGTGGGAGCAGTCTACGGCCCCGAATTCTACGCAG TAACGGGGTTCCCATACCCCACCACGGGAACGGCCGTGGCCTACCGAGGGGCACACCTACGGGGACGAGGACGCGCCGTCTACAACACCTTccgggccgcgccgccgccaccgcccatCCCCACCTACGGCGC GGTCGTCTACCAGGATGGGTTCTATGGAGCTGAGATCTAC GGGGGCTACGCTGCCTACAGGTACGCCCAGCCCGCAGCAGCAGCGGCCGCGTACAGCGACAG TTATGGCAGAGTGTACGCAGCAGCAGACCCCTACCACCACACCATCGGCCCCGCTGCCACGTACAGCATTGGCACCATGGTAAGAGCAGCCCCTCGGCCTTCCTCTGCTTCCCGGGGGGCTGCAGACAGCCCAGGGAGGGGTCTGGCACA GTTGCAGGCTAGTCTATACCGAGGAGGGTACAGCCGCTTCACTCCCTACTAG
- the RBFOX3 gene encoding RNA binding protein fox-1 homolog 3 isoform X5 — translation MAQPYPPAQYPPPPQNGIPAEYAPPHPHPTQDYSGQSTVPEHAMTLYTPAQSHTEQPGTDASTQSIAGTQTQTDEAAQTDSQQLHSSDNTEKQQPKRLHVSNIPFRFRDPDLRQMFGQFGKILDVEIIFNERGSKGFGFVTFETSTDADRAREKLNGTIVEGRKIEVNNATARVMTNKKVANPYTNGWKLNPVVGAVYGPEFYAVTGFPYPTTGTAVAYRGAHLRGRGRAVYNTFRAAPPPPPIPTYGAVVYQDGFYGAEIYGGYAAYRYAQPAAAAAAYSDSYGRVYAAADPYHHTIGPAATYSIGTMVRAAPRPSSASRGAADSPGRGLAQLQASLYRGGYSRFTPY, via the exons ATGGCTCAACCCTACCCCCCGGCCCAGtaccccccgcccccccagaACGGGATCCCCGCAGAGTACGCACCACCACACCCCCACCCCACGCAGGACTACTCGGGGCAGAGCACAGTACCGGAGCACGCCATGACCCTCTACACACCAGCACAGAGCCACACCGAGCAGCCAGGCACCGACGCCAGCACACAGTCCATAGCAGGGACACAGACG CAGACAGATGAGGCGGCACAGACAGACAGCCAGCAGCTACACTCCTCAGACaacacagagaagcagcagcccaAGAGGTTACATGTCTCCAACATTCCCTTTCGATTCCGGGACCCTGACCTGCGGCAAATGTTTGGG CAATTCGGGAAAATTCTGGATGTGGAGATCATTTTCAATGAACGGGGCTCCAAG GGTTTTGGGTTTGTAACTTTTGAAACTAGCACAGATGCCGACCGGGCACGGGAGAAGCTGAATGGCACCATCGTAGAGGGCCGGAAGATTGAG GTGAACAACGCCACGGCCCGTGTCATGACCAACAAGAAGGTGGCCAACCCCTACACCAACG GCTGGAAGCTGAACCCAGTGGTGGGAGCAGTCTACGGCCCCGAATTCTACGCAG TAACGGGGTTCCCATACCCCACCACGGGAACGGCCGTGGCCTACCGAGGGGCACACCTACGGGGACGAGGACGCGCCGTCTACAACACCTTccgggccgcgccgccgccaccgcccatCCCCACCTACGGCGC GGTCGTCTACCAGGATGGGTTCTATGGAGCTGAGATCTAC GGGGGCTACGCTGCCTACAGGTACGCCCAGCCCGCAGCAGCAGCGGCCGCGTACAGCGACAG TTATGGCAGAGTGTACGCAGCAGCAGACCCCTACCACCACACCATCGGCCCCGCTGCCACGTACAGCATTGGCACCATGGTAAGAGCAGCCCCTCGGCCTTCCTCTGCTTCCCGGGGGGCTGCAGACAGCCCAGGGAGGGGTCTGGCACA GTTGCAGGCTAGTCTATACCGAGGAGGGTACAGCCGCTTCACTCCCTACTAG
- the RBFOX3 gene encoding RNA binding protein fox-1 homolog 3 isoform X1 — protein sequence MAQPYPPAQYPPPPQNGIPAEYAPPHPHPTQDYSGQSTVPEHAMTLYTPAQSHTEQPGTDASTQSIAGTQTVPQTDEAAQTDSQQLHSSDNTEKQQPKRLHVSNIPFRFRDPDLRQMFGQFGKILDVEIIFNERGSKGFGFVTFETSTDADRAREKLNGTIVEGRKIEVNNATARVMTNKKVANPYTNGWKLNPVVGAVYGPEFYAVTGFPYPTTGTAVAYRGAHLRGRGRAVYNTFRAAPPPPPIPTYGAVVYQDGFYGAEIYGGYAAYRYAQPAAAAAAYSDSYGRVYAAADPYHHTIGPAATYSIGTMASLYRGGYSRFTPY from the exons ATGGCTCAACCCTACCCCCCGGCCCAGtaccccccgcccccccagaACGGGATCCCCGCAGAGTACGCACCACCACACCCCCACCCCACGCAGGACTACTCGGGGCAGAGCACAGTACCGGAGCACGCCATGACCCTCTACACACCAGCACAGAGCCACACCGAGCAGCCAGGCACCGACGCCAGCACACAGTCCATAGCAGGGACACAGACGGTACCG CAGACAGATGAGGCGGCACAGACAGACAGCCAGCAGCTACACTCCTCAGACaacacagagaagcagcagcccaAGAGGTTACATGTCTCCAACATTCCCTTTCGATTCCGGGACCCTGACCTGCGGCAAATGTTTGGG CAATTCGGGAAAATTCTGGATGTGGAGATCATTTTCAATGAACGGGGCTCCAAG GGTTTTGGGTTTGTAACTTTTGAAACTAGCACAGATGCCGACCGGGCACGGGAGAAGCTGAATGGCACCATCGTAGAGGGCCGGAAGATTGAG GTGAACAACGCCACGGCCCGTGTCATGACCAACAAGAAGGTGGCCAACCCCTACACCAACG GCTGGAAGCTGAACCCAGTGGTGGGAGCAGTCTACGGCCCCGAATTCTACGCAG TAACGGGGTTCCCATACCCCACCACGGGAACGGCCGTGGCCTACCGAGGGGCACACCTACGGGGACGAGGACGCGCCGTCTACAACACCTTccgggccgcgccgccgccaccgcccatCCCCACCTACGGCGC GGTCGTCTACCAGGATGGGTTCTATGGAGCTGAGATCTAC GGGGGCTACGCTGCCTACAGGTACGCCCAGCCCGCAGCAGCAGCGGCCGCGTACAGCGACAG TTATGGCAGAGTGTACGCAGCAGCAGACCCCTACCACCACACCATCGGCCCCGCTGCCACGTACAGCATTGGCACCATG GCTAGTCTATACCGAGGAGGGTACAGCCGCTTCACTCCCTACTAG
- the RBFOX3 gene encoding RNA binding protein fox-1 homolog 3 isoform X4, which yields MAQPYPPAQYPPPPQNGIPAEYAPPHPHPTQDYSGQSTVPEHAMTLYTPAQSHTEQPGTDASTQSIAGTQTQTDEAAQTDSQQLHSSDNTEKQQPKRLHVSNIPFRFRDPDLRQMFGQFGKILDVEIIFNERGSKGFGFVTFETSTDADRAREKLNGTIVEGRKIEVNNATARVMTNKKVANPYTNGWKLNPVVGAVYGPEFYAGNVGLQQLRVQGWALPQMPCGGCVDLLWKAHRCPLPPAVTGFPYPTTGTAVAYRGAHLRGRGRAVYNTFRAAPPPPPIPTYGAVVYQDGFYGAEIYGGYAAYRYAQPAAAAAAYSDSYGRVYAAADPYHHTIGPAATYSIGTMVRAAPRPSSASRGAADSPGRGLAQLQASLYRGGYSRFTPY from the exons ATGGCTCAACCCTACCCCCCGGCCCAGtaccccccgcccccccagaACGGGATCCCCGCAGAGTACGCACCACCACACCCCCACCCCACGCAGGACTACTCGGGGCAGAGCACAGTACCGGAGCACGCCATGACCCTCTACACACCAGCACAGAGCCACACCGAGCAGCCAGGCACCGACGCCAGCACACAGTCCATAGCAGGGACACAGACG CAGACAGATGAGGCGGCACAGACAGACAGCCAGCAGCTACACTCCTCAGACaacacagagaagcagcagcccaAGAGGTTACATGTCTCCAACATTCCCTTTCGATTCCGGGACCCTGACCTGCGGCAAATGTTTGGG CAATTCGGGAAAATTCTGGATGTGGAGATCATTTTCAATGAACGGGGCTCCAAG GGTTTTGGGTTTGTAACTTTTGAAACTAGCACAGATGCCGACCGGGCACGGGAGAAGCTGAATGGCACCATCGTAGAGGGCCGGAAGATTGAG GTGAACAACGCCACGGCCCGTGTCATGACCAACAAGAAGGTGGCCAACCCCTACACCAACG GCTGGAAGCTGAACCCAGTGGTGGGAGCAGTCTACGGCCCCGAATTCTACGCAGGTAATGTCGGACTGCAGCA GCTGAGGGTACAGGGGTGGGCTCTGCCACAGATGCCCTGTGGGGGCTGTGTGGACCTGCTGTGGAAAGCCCACAGGTGTCCCCTCCCTCCTGCAGTAACGGGGTTCCCATACCCCACCACGGGAACGGCCGTGGCCTACCGAGGGGCACACCTACGGGGACGAGGACGCGCCGTCTACAACACCTTccgggccgcgccgccgccaccgcccatCCCCACCTACGGCGC GGTCGTCTACCAGGATGGGTTCTATGGAGCTGAGATCTAC GGGGGCTACGCTGCCTACAGGTACGCCCAGCCCGCAGCAGCAGCGGCCGCGTACAGCGACAG TTATGGCAGAGTGTACGCAGCAGCAGACCCCTACCACCACACCATCGGCCCCGCTGCCACGTACAGCATTGGCACCATGGTAAGAGCAGCCCCTCGGCCTTCCTCTGCTTCCCGGGGGGCTGCAGACAGCCCAGGGAGGGGTCTGGCACA GTTGCAGGCTAGTCTATACCGAGGAGGGTACAGCCGCTTCACTCCCTACTAG
- the RBFOX3 gene encoding RNA binding protein fox-1 homolog 3 isoform X6, with the protein MAQPYPPAQYPPPPQNGIPAEYAPPHPHPTQDYSGQSTVPEHAMTLYTPAQSHTEQPGTDASTQSIAGTQTQTDEAAQTDSQQLHSSDNTEKQQPKRLHVSNIPFRFRDPDLRQMFGQFGKILDVEIIFNERGSKGFGFVTFETSTDADRAREKLNGTIVEGRKIEVNNATARVMTNKKVANPYTNGWKLNPVVGAVYGPEFYAGNVGLQQLRVQGWALPQMPCGGCVDLLWKAHRCPLPPAVTGFPYPTTGTAVAYRGAHLRGRGRAVYNTFRAAPPPPPIPTYGAVVYQDGFYGAEILQGGYAAYRYAQPAAAAAAYSDSYGRVYAAADPYHHTIGPAATYSIGTMASLYRGGYSRFTPY; encoded by the exons ATGGCTCAACCCTACCCCCCGGCCCAGtaccccccgcccccccagaACGGGATCCCCGCAGAGTACGCACCACCACACCCCCACCCCACGCAGGACTACTCGGGGCAGAGCACAGTACCGGAGCACGCCATGACCCTCTACACACCAGCACAGAGCCACACCGAGCAGCCAGGCACCGACGCCAGCACACAGTCCATAGCAGGGACACAGACG CAGACAGATGAGGCGGCACAGACAGACAGCCAGCAGCTACACTCCTCAGACaacacagagaagcagcagcccaAGAGGTTACATGTCTCCAACATTCCCTTTCGATTCCGGGACCCTGACCTGCGGCAAATGTTTGGG CAATTCGGGAAAATTCTGGATGTGGAGATCATTTTCAATGAACGGGGCTCCAAG GGTTTTGGGTTTGTAACTTTTGAAACTAGCACAGATGCCGACCGGGCACGGGAGAAGCTGAATGGCACCATCGTAGAGGGCCGGAAGATTGAG GTGAACAACGCCACGGCCCGTGTCATGACCAACAAGAAGGTGGCCAACCCCTACACCAACG GCTGGAAGCTGAACCCAGTGGTGGGAGCAGTCTACGGCCCCGAATTCTACGCAGGTAATGTCGGACTGCAGCA GCTGAGGGTACAGGGGTGGGCTCTGCCACAGATGCCCTGTGGGGGCTGTGTGGACCTGCTGTGGAAAGCCCACAGGTGTCCCCTCCCTCCTGCAGTAACGGGGTTCCCATACCCCACCACGGGAACGGCCGTGGCCTACCGAGGGGCACACCTACGGGGACGAGGACGCGCCGTCTACAACACCTTccgggccgcgccgccgccaccgcccatCCCCACCTACGGCGC GGTCGTCTACCAGGATGGGTTCTATGGAGCTGAGAT CCTGCAGGGGGGCTACGCTGCCTACAGGTACGCCCAGCCCGCAGCAGCAGCGGCCGCGTACAGCGACAG TTATGGCAGAGTGTACGCAGCAGCAGACCCCTACCACCACACCATCGGCCCCGCTGCCACGTACAGCATTGGCACCATG GCTAGTCTATACCGAGGAGGGTACAGCCGCTTCACTCCCTACTAG
- the RBFOX3 gene encoding RNA binding protein fox-1 homolog 3 isoform X2, whose protein sequence is MAQPYPPAQYPPPPQNGIPAEYAPPHPHPTQDYSGQSTVPEHAMTLYTPAQSHTEQPGTDASTQSIAGTQTVPQTDEAAQTDSQQLHSSDNTEKQQPKRLHVSNIPFRFRDPDLRQMFGQFGKILDVEIIFNERGSKGFGFVTFETSTDADRAREKLNGTIVEGRKIEVNNATARVMTNKKVANPYTNGWKLNPVVGAVYGPEFYAVTGFPYPTTGTAVAYRGAHLRGRGRAVYNTFRAAPPPPPIPTYGAVVYQDGFYGAEIYGGYAAYRYAQPAAAAAAYSDSYGRVYAAADPYHHTIGPAATYSIGTM, encoded by the exons ATGGCTCAACCCTACCCCCCGGCCCAGtaccccccgcccccccagaACGGGATCCCCGCAGAGTACGCACCACCACACCCCCACCCCACGCAGGACTACTCGGGGCAGAGCACAGTACCGGAGCACGCCATGACCCTCTACACACCAGCACAGAGCCACACCGAGCAGCCAGGCACCGACGCCAGCACACAGTCCATAGCAGGGACACAGACGGTACCG CAGACAGATGAGGCGGCACAGACAGACAGCCAGCAGCTACACTCCTCAGACaacacagagaagcagcagcccaAGAGGTTACATGTCTCCAACATTCCCTTTCGATTCCGGGACCCTGACCTGCGGCAAATGTTTGGG CAATTCGGGAAAATTCTGGATGTGGAGATCATTTTCAATGAACGGGGCTCCAAG GGTTTTGGGTTTGTAACTTTTGAAACTAGCACAGATGCCGACCGGGCACGGGAGAAGCTGAATGGCACCATCGTAGAGGGCCGGAAGATTGAG GTGAACAACGCCACGGCCCGTGTCATGACCAACAAGAAGGTGGCCAACCCCTACACCAACG GCTGGAAGCTGAACCCAGTGGTGGGAGCAGTCTACGGCCCCGAATTCTACGCAG TAACGGGGTTCCCATACCCCACCACGGGAACGGCCGTGGCCTACCGAGGGGCACACCTACGGGGACGAGGACGCGCCGTCTACAACACCTTccgggccgcgccgccgccaccgcccatCCCCACCTACGGCGC GGTCGTCTACCAGGATGGGTTCTATGGAGCTGAGATCTAC GGGGGCTACGCTGCCTACAGGTACGCCCAGCCCGCAGCAGCAGCGGCCGCGTACAGCGACAG TTATGGCAGAGTGTACGCAGCAGCAGACCCCTACCACCACACCATCGGCCCCGCTGCCACGTACAGCATTGGCACCATG TGA